The Takifugu rubripes chromosome 3, fTakRub1.2, whole genome shotgun sequence genome contains a region encoding:
- the lhfpl5b gene encoding LHFPL tetraspan subfamily member 5b, whose amino-acid sequence AAAAAAAAALLPAQEAAKIYHTNYVRNSRAIGVMWAVFTICLAIITVVVFIQPFWIGDSVSTPQAGYFGLFHYCIGNALTSELTCKGSILDFASIPSPAFRTAMFFVGTSMLLVVGTMVCFSLFFFCNAGSVYKICAWMQLASAVLMVMGCMIYPDGWDSPEVKRMCGQRTDKYSLGNCTVRWAYILAIISILDSLLLAFLSFTLGNRQDKLLPDDFEVEGQENS is encoded by the exons CTGCTCCCGGCTCAGGAGGCCGCCAAAATCTACCACACCAACTACGTGAGGAACTCGCGAGCCATCGGCGTCATGTGGGCCGTGTTCACCATCTGCTTGGCCATCATCACTGTGGTGGTCTTCATCCAGCCCTTCTGGATCGGGGACAGCGTCAGCACCCCTCAGGCCGGCTACTTTGGCCTCTTCCACTACTGCATCGGCAACGCCCTCACGTCCGAGCTCACCTGCAAAGGCAGCATTCTGGACTTCGCCTCCATCCCTTCCCCTGCCTTCAGGACCGCCATGTTCTTTGTGGGCACCTCCATGCTCCTGGTGGTGGGAACCATGGTCTGCTTCagtttgttcttcttctgcaaTGCTGGGAGCGTCTACAAGATCTGTGCGTGGATGCAGCTGGCCTCAG CCgtgttgatggtgatgggtTGCATGATCTACCCGGACGGCTGGGACTCTCCGGAGGTGAAGAGGATGTGCGGCCAGAGGACGGACAAGTACAGCCTGGGGAACTGCACGGTGCGCTGGGCTTACATCCTGGCCATTATCAGCATCCTGGACTCGCTCCTGCTGGCGTTTCTCTCCTTCACCCTCGGCAACCGCCAGGACAAACTGCTGCCGGATGACTTTGAGGTGGAGGGACAAG AAAACTCCTGA